A stretch of DNA from Aliarcobacter thereius LMG 24486:
TACAAAAGGGATAAGATGATAGAGTTGATAAATAAAAAAGAGAATATATTTGAAGATAATATAGCTTTTGTAGAGAATTGGGATTTCTCAAGAGCAAACTTAAACGAAGAAAACAGAATAAGAGCGATTACTCAAGTAGCATCTATTTGCTACCAAAACCCAAAAGCACTAGGAAGTGAGAGTTTATACAATAGACTTATGGCAGAAAGTATGGGATTACCATCTTCAAGTTTTGAGTTTGTTCCAGTATTACTTGATTATGAAAATGAAAAGCATAGAGAGATTTTAAATTTAGAGTACTCAAACAGTAAAAAGTTTGGAGAGCAACTAGATGACAAATATCTTCTTACAAATTATAGAGCTTTGGTTTATGATTATGAAAATCTAAAAGACTCTTTTTCATTTGATATTAGAACAATATTTAATAATGAAGATGAGTGTAAAATAATCAAAGATTATTTTAAAGTATTCTTATATAAAGTTGATCTACCAACAAGAAGCCAAATGGTAAGACATAGAGTTTCATGGCAAGAACTAAGCAGAAGATATGTAAGTGGAAAAAAAGTTCCATTTGAATTCTATGTTAGTCCCAAATTAAAAGATAATGAAAAAGTACAAGAGCTAATAGAAAAAAGCCAAGAGCTTTATTATGAACTATTAGAACTAAAAATCAAACCTCAAGAAGCAAGAAGAGTTATTCCTCAAATGGGATATTCTCAAATTTGGGGAGCATTTTTACCAAGACAACTTGATAACTATTTCAAATTAAGACTTGATGAAACAGCTCAATGGGAGATTAGACAAACTGCACTTGCAATGCAAGAGTTGATAAAATGAGTGCATTAGAAATTGCTGATATCATAGGAACTATTTCCTTTGCTCTTAGTGGATTTCTAATAGCTGTTTACTACAAACTTGATATATTTGGAGTTTTTACTTCTGCTTTTTTAACTGCTTTTGGTGGTGGAATACTAAGAGATATTTTTGCTATAAGAACTCCTTATATTTTTACTTCTGAACTACCTTTAATTCTTGTTGTTTCAACTGTTTTAATAGCTATTTTGTTTAAACTTCATAAAATTATAGATATTGAAAAAAGATGGGCATTTATTGTTTCAGATGCAATTGGATTATCATCTTTTGCAATTACAGGAGCAATAATAGCTTTGGAAAAAGATTTAAACTTTTTAGGTGTTGTTATTCTTTCTTTTATTACAGCTGTTGGTGGAGGAACAATAAGAGATGCTTTAATAAATAGAATTCCTTTTATTTTAGTATCTGAATTCTATGCAACTATTGCAATGCTTATTGGAACTATTGTTTATTTCTTAGATATTTTTGATCTTAGAAATATATTTACTCTTAGTATTCTTTTTGTATTTGGGGTTTTAATAAGAATTTTAGCCTATTATAAGCAGTGGCATTTACCAACTTTATCAAAAGATAATTAATCTATTGTTTACTTTACAAAGATAGAATCTTAAAAAAATTTAAGGAAAAATGATGAAAAAACTACTGATTTTAGCTTTATTAGCTCTTGGATTAAATGCAAATCCTCTAATTATTGATTCAAGCATTGATGGAATAAAAATCAAAGATCAAAAAGAAAAAGAGCATACTTTAGATGCAAATATAAAAACTGTAATATTTGCAAGTGACAAAGGAACAAGTGATATTATAAAAGATTACCTTTTATCTATTAGTGAAACAGAAAATATATTAGATAGAAATTCTGCTGTTTATGTAGCTGATATTTCTGGAATGCCTTCAATAATCTCTAAATTTATTGCTTTACCAAAAATGAAAAAATACCCTTTCCCTATTTTACTT
This window harbors:
- a CDS encoding FAD-dependent thymidylate synthase, with translation MIELINKKENIFEDNIAFVENWDFSRANLNEENRIRAITQVASICYQNPKALGSESLYNRLMAESMGLPSSSFEFVPVLLDYENEKHREILNLEYSNSKKFGEQLDDKYLLTNYRALVYDYENLKDSFSFDIRTIFNNEDECKIIKDYFKVFLYKVDLPTRSQMVRHRVSWQELSRRYVSGKKVPFEFYVSPKLKDNEKVQELIEKSQELYYELLELKIKPQEARRVIPQMGYSQIWGAFLPRQLDNYFKLRLDETAQWEIRQTALAMQELIK
- a CDS encoding trimeric intracellular cation channel family protein, which codes for MSALEIADIIGTISFALSGFLIAVYYKLDIFGVFTSAFLTAFGGGILRDIFAIRTPYIFTSELPLILVVSTVLIAILFKLHKIIDIEKRWAFIVSDAIGLSSFAITGAIIALEKDLNFLGVVILSFITAVGGGTIRDALINRIPFILVSEFYATIAMLIGTIVYFLDIFDLRNIFTLSILFVFGVLIRILAYYKQWHLPTLSKDN